In the genome of Arthrobacter sp. PAMC25284, the window CTGTCCGAGCAGCCTGATTCGATCGATATTGAACTTCGCGCTTCCTGGACTCCCGCGACCCCGGACATCGCCCCGCACCTGGAGGCGTGGTCAGACATGGTCTGCACGTTCGCCGGGCTCGAGCCGCTGCCCGAAGGAGTCACCGCGCTGCCACGGCGGCTTCGCGGCGAGGTCTGACGGCCCGGCCTTCCCACCGGCGGGGCACCGGAGGCCATGTTGTCGGTAAACTGTAGGAACCATGACCCCTCAGATTCCTGAAATAACCACGGCCGGCGACCCGGCCGCTGACACAACAGCCCACATCACGGTGGAAGGCTTTGACAGCCTGGTCCCCGAAGTGATCGACCTCAACGCCCCGCGCGACGGAGTGCCGCTCGTCATCGAAACCCAGTCCGGCCTGGAACGTTGCGCCGCGGCCCTCGCAGCCGGACACGGACCGGCCGGAGTGGATGCTGAACGGGCCTCCGGCTTCCGCTACGGCCAGCGCGCGTTCCTCGTCCAGATCCGCCGCGAAGGCTCCGGCACCTGGCTCATTGACCCCGAACCGTTCCAGGACCTGAAGATCATCAACGACGCCCTCGACGGCGTCGAATGGATCCTGCACGCCGCCAGCCAGGATCTCCCCTGCCTGTCAGAACTTGGTATGTGGCCCGACAAACTCTTTGACACCGAACTGGCAGCGCGGCTGGCCGGCCTCCCGCGGGTAGGCCCTGGCCGCGGTGATTGAACAGCTGCTGGGGTTCGGCCTCGCGAAGGAGCACTCGGCAGCCGACTGGTCCACCCGTCCGTTGCCGGAACCGTGGCTGCGCTACGCCGCCCTCGACGTTGAGGTCCTCGCCGAACTGCGGGAGGAACTCATTGAACTCCTTGTTGCCGACGGCAAGCTTGACTACGCGGAACAGGAATTCGCGGCCATCCTCAACGCCGGGCAGGCCCCGCCCCGCGTCGATCCGTGGCGGAAGACGTCCGGGCTGCACCAGATCCGCGACCGCCGCCAGCTCGCAGCGGTCCGCGAGCTGTGGCTGGAACGTGATTCGCTGGCCCAGAAACGCGATGTCGCCCCCGGCAGGCTCCTCCCGGATTCGGCCCTGGTCTCGGCCGCCAAGTCCATGCCCGCCACCGTCCCGCAACTTCTGGGCACCAAAGGCTTCCACGGCCGCGCCGCGCAACGCGAAGCGCCGCGGTGGCTGCGCTGCATCAGCGCTGCGCAGGTCCTTGAGGACCTGCCGCCGCTGCACTTGCCAACCAATGCCCCGCCGCCTCCGCGTGTCTGGGCCGACCGGGACCCTGTGGCCGCTGCGCGCCTCGCCACGGCCCGGCCCCGGCTCCAGGCCAAGGCCGAGGAACTGAACCTGCCGCTGGAGAACCTGTTGACCCCGGACTATCTCCGGCGCGTTACCTGGCGCCCACCGGTGGAACTGACCCCGGAGGGCGTGGCCGAGGAACTCCTCGCCCTGGGCGCCCGCCAGTGGCAAATCGAGATCGTCTCCCCGCTGATCGCGGAGGCCTTCCTCAACCCCGAGCCCCTGCCCGTCAAGGAACCCAAGCCGGCAGCCGGAGCCTCGCCCGCCTAGCCGGACGGCCGGCCCGCCGGTTCCTCCCCTTGCCAGCGAAGTTACTGGCGAGTAACATTTTGCATGTTGTCCCCCGGATCCCCGCTGCCCGGCACTCCGCCGGCACGGGTCCGGCACCCATGTCTCAATGAGGAGTCCCACGTGAGCCACACCCGGAGCACTGCGAAGGCCCGTACCGTCCGTGACGTTGTGTTCGTCGACGGCGTCCGCACCCCGTTCGGCCGCGCCGGCGAGAAAGGCATCTACGCCGGAACCCGCGCCGATGACCTCGTGGTGAAATGCATCCGCGAGCTGATGCGCCGCAACCCGGCCCTGCCCGCGGAACGGATCGACGAGGTGGCCATCGCCGCCACCACCCAGACCGGCGACCAGGGCCTGACTATCGGCCGCACCGCAGCACTCCTGGCCGGTCTCCCCCGGACCGTGCCCGGCTTCGCAATCGACCGCATGTGCGCCGGCGCCATGACCGCCGTGACCACGACGGCGAGCGGCATCGGCTTCGGCGCCTACGACGTCGTGATTGCCGGCGGCGTCGAACACATGGGCAACCACCCGATGGGCGCCGGCGCGGATCCCAACCCGCGCTTCGTCGCCGAACGGATCGTGGACCCGGCGGCCCTGAACATGGGCAACACGGCCGAGAACCTGCACGACCGATTCCCGGCCATCACCAAGGACCGCACCGACGCCTACGCCGTCGCGTCCCAGACCAAGCTCGCCGCCGCCTACGGCAAGCACCAGATCCAGCCGGACCTGGTGCCCGTCGCCACGATGAAGCCCGGCCAGGGCTGGACCGTCAATACCGTAGATGAGCCGCCGCGCCCCGGCACTTCCACCGAGGACCTCGCCGCGCTCCGCACCCCGTTCCGGGCCCACGGCCGCGTCACCGCCGGCAATGCCGCAGGACTCAACGACGGCGCCACCGCCGCCCTCCTCGCCTCCGCCGACGCCGCCGAGGAACTCGGCCTGCCAGTCAAGATGCGGCTCGTCGGCTACGCCTTCGCCGGCGTCGAACCCGAGGTCATGGGCATCGGCCCGGTCCCGGCCACCGAAAAGGCCCTCAAGAACACCGGCCTGAACATCGAGGACATCGGACTGTTCGAGATCAACGAGGCGTTCGCCGTGCAGGTACTCAGCTTCCTGGACCATTTCGGCATCGCCGACGACGACCCCCGGGTCAACCGCTATGGCGGGGCGATCGCCGTCGGCCACCCGCTGGCTTCTTCCGGCGTGCGGCTGATGAACCAGCTGGCCCGCCAGTTCGAGGAGGACCCGTCGGTCCGCTACGGCCTGACGGCCATGTGCATCGGCCTGGGCATGGGCGCCACCGTGATCTGGGAAAACCCGCACCACGCCGATTACGGCACCGAAGCCGCCGGCCCCTCCACTGACACCGCCACCACCACCGAGACTGGAGCCGCAGCATGAGCGCCGCCGATTTCCACAAGCTTGCCGGGCTCTTCCCGAACGAGACCGTGACGCACTCATACGTCCAGGACATCGCTTTGCCCGGCGTCGACGGCCAGCCCAGCGCCGGCACCTTCGCGCTGGTCACCCTGGACAACGGCCTGGACCACTCCAAGCCCACCACTCTGGGCCCCAACACCCTTGTGGAGCTCGGCACCGTGCTGGAGGGCCTAAAAGAACGCGCCGCCCGCGGCGAGATCGTCGGCGTCGGTGTCACCGGCAAGCCGTACTTCCTGGTCGCCGGGGCGGACCTGTCCGCGGTCAAGTCCGTCAGCAGCCGCGAACACGGGCTTTGGATGGCCCAGCTCGGCCACGACGTCTACGCCACGCTCGCTAACCTCGGCGTGCCCAGCTTCGCCTTCATCAACGGCCTGGCCCTCGGCGGCGGCCTCGAGCTCGCGTTGCAGTCCACGTACCGCACCGTTTCCACCACGGCCGGGGCCCTCGCATTGCCCGAGTCCTTCCTGGGCCTCATCCCGGGCTGGGGCGGCGTGTACATCCTGCCGCGGCTCATCGGCCCCGAAAATGCCGTCAAGGTCATGATCGAGAACCCGCTGAGCAACAACCGGACCCTGACCGGCCCGCAGGCGTACAAAATCGGCATTGCGGACGCACTCTTCGAACCCGCCGACTTCGTGGAGCAGTCACTCACCTGGGCCGCCCGGGTTCTTGCCGGCGCCGAAACGCCGGAGCGGGAGAACGCCGTCGATCCTTCAGATCCGGAGGTCACCGCGCGCTGGGCGGCCGCCGTCGCCGCCGGCCGGGCGTTCGTCGAGGCCAAAACCTCCAACGCCTCCCCCGCCCCGGCCAAGGCACTGGACGTCCTGGAAGCCAATCGCACCATGAGCCAGGCGGAATCCGCGCAGCTCGAATGCGAGACCCTCGCCGTGCTGATGCAGAGCGATGAGTTCCGTTCCACGGTCTACGCGTTCCTGGACCTCGTGCAGCGCCGGGCCAAGCGGCCCGCGGGCGCCCCGGACCGGAAGCTCGCCCGGCCGGTGGGCAAGATCGGCGTCGTCGGCGCCGGGCTGATGGCCAGCCAGCTCGCGCTGCTGTTCGCCCGCCAGCTCAAGGTCCCTGTCGTCATGACGGACATCGACCAGGCACGTGTGGACAAGGGCGTGGGCTACGTCCACGCCGAGGTGGACAAGCTCCTGGCCAAAAAGCGGATCAGCCCGGACGCGGCGAACCGCACCAAGTCGCTCGTCACGGGGTCCGTGTCCAAGGAGGCCTTCGCCGACGCGGACTTCGTCATCGAGGCCGTCTTTGAGGAACTCAACGTCAAGAAGCAGGTCTTCAAAGAGGTCGAGGCGATCGTCTCGCCCGAGTGCATCCTCGCCACCAACACCTCGTCCCTGTCTGTCACGGCCATGGCCGAGGATCTGGAACATCCCGAGCGGCTGGTGGGGTTCCATTTCTTCAACCCTGTCGCCGTGATGCCACTGCTGGAAATCGTCCGGGCACCGGCAACCGACGACGCCGTTCTCGCCACCGCGTTCGAGCTCGCCAAGGGACTGAAGAAGTCCGCCGTGCTGGTCAAGGATGCCGCCGCGTTTGTGGTCAACCGCATCCTGCTGAGGCTCATGGGCGAGGTCACCGCCGCGTTCGACGAGGGAACCCCGGCCGAGGTGGCCGACAACGCGTTGCGCCCCATGGGACTTCCGATGACGCCATTCACGCTCGGCGCGATGGTCGGCCTGCCCGTGGCTCAGCACGTCCAGGAATCCCTGCACACTGCGTTCGGGGAGCGCTTCACCGTCTCGCAGAACCTGCAGAAGCTGATCGACAACGGTGTGAAGAG includes:
- a CDS encoding acetyl-CoA C-acyltransferase gives rise to the protein MSHTRSTAKARTVRDVVFVDGVRTPFGRAGEKGIYAGTRADDLVVKCIRELMRRNPALPAERIDEVAIAATTQTGDQGLTIGRTAALLAGLPRTVPGFAIDRMCAGAMTAVTTTASGIGFGAYDVVIAGGVEHMGNHPMGAGADPNPRFVAERIVDPAALNMGNTAENLHDRFPAITKDRTDAYAVASQTKLAAAYGKHQIQPDLVPVATMKPGQGWTVNTVDEPPRPGTSTEDLAALRTPFRAHGRVTAGNAAGLNDGATAALLASADAAEELGLPVKMRLVGYAFAGVEPEVMGIGPVPATEKALKNTGLNIEDIGLFEINEAFAVQVLSFLDHFGIADDDPRVNRYGGAIAVGHPLASSGVRLMNQLARQFEEDPSVRYGLTAMCIGLGMGATVIWENPHHADYGTEAAGPSTDTATTTETGAAA
- a CDS encoding 3-hydroxyacyl-CoA dehydrogenase NAD-binding domain-containing protein, with the translated sequence MSAADFHKLAGLFPNETVTHSYVQDIALPGVDGQPSAGTFALVTLDNGLDHSKPTTLGPNTLVELGTVLEGLKERAARGEIVGVGVTGKPYFLVAGADLSAVKSVSSREHGLWMAQLGHDVYATLANLGVPSFAFINGLALGGGLELALQSTYRTVSTTAGALALPESFLGLIPGWGGVYILPRLIGPENAVKVMIENPLSNNRTLTGPQAYKIGIADALFEPADFVEQSLTWAARVLAGAETPERENAVDPSDPEVTARWAAAVAAGRAFVEAKTSNASPAPAKALDVLEANRTMSQAESAQLECETLAVLMQSDEFRSTVYAFLDLVQRRAKRPAGAPDRKLARPVGKIGVVGAGLMASQLALLFARQLKVPVVMTDIDQARVDKGVGYVHAEVDKLLAKKRISPDAANRTKSLVTGSVSKEAFADADFVIEAVFEELNVKKQVFKEVEAIVSPECILATNTSSLSVTAMAEDLEHPERLVGFHFFNPVAVMPLLEIVRAPATDDAVLATAFELAKGLKKSAVLVKDAAAFVVNRILLRLMGEVTAAFDEGTPAEVADNALRPMGLPMTPFTLGAMVGLPVAQHVQESLHTAFGERFTVSQNLQKLIDNGVKSIWASSNGAAEKGADGKPFIPAETLALMSFGDSPSTAEDVLRRTQDALAEEIGLMLDEGVVAGPEDIDLCMILGAGWPMFLGGITPYLDRVGASERVNGKRFLAPGVASAPALAPA